TCTCGCCCTGCGGGTTGTCCGTCTCCTGCGTGAGCGACAGCGTCATATCCGCCGTCACGCGGTCGCTCTGAACGGCGTTCCCCGCCGTCACGGGGAGGTGCCACTTGATGGGGATGGTCAGCTTCTCCCCGCCGTTCAGCGTGTACGACGGGTACGACTGACCCTCAAGGTCGCTGAGCGTCTTCCACCCGTTGCCGGGAATGTGCACTTCGAGGTACTCCGAGAGCTCCCCTTCGCTGTCGCCGTCTTTCTCGCTCTCGACCTCGCTCCGGCCGTTCTCGTAGTCCTGAACGGAATCGATGCTGCCCGTGAGCAACCCGGCGACGGTGCCTGCGTTCTTCACCGTGATCTTTTCTTGCCCGTCGTCCCCGGGCGCGATACCCTCTTCGTCGAGAATCGTTACGACGCCGTTCTGGCCGTTGACCGTCAGGTCGAGAGTGCCCGCCTGCACGTCCGCCTGTACGCTCTCGCTGTCGGAGAACAGTGCCATCGTTCCCGCCCCTGCCCCCGCGGACGCGAGGCCGATGGTGCCGAGTCCAGCCAGAATCTTGCGCCGCGACAGTTTGATGTTGGTGTTGTTGTCTGCCATTGGGTTTTCCACGTCT
This Halogeometricum sp. S3BR5-2 DNA region includes the following protein-coding sequences:
- a CDS encoding TasA family protein, whose product is MADNNTNIKLSRRKILAGLGTIGLASAGAGAGTMALFSDSESVQADVQAGTLDLTVNGQNGVVTILDEEGIAPGDDGQEKITVKNAGTVAGLLTGSIDSVQDYENGRSEVESEKDGDSEGELSEYLEVHIPGNGWKTLSDLEGQSYPSYTLNGGEKLTIPIKWHLPVTAGNAVQSDRVTADMTLSLTQETDNPQGETGTGFPQTSYEKVFGSELKVSKGNYDLRLKDGGQSTADASFSAGGYASTYQSGESYDFELEIADDGETTLSSNGYSVTNTYSGSFTRLALIASSRENGATVTVEDLSIDGAAALPNTLESDSGREYVEFSDLDGSDGLTLTGTVTFEYTGDGNNGPVELLIDAAE